Proteins from a genomic interval of Scatophagus argus isolate fScaArg1 chromosome 6, fScaArg1.pri, whole genome shotgun sequence:
- the rp2 gene encoding protein XRP2 isoform X2, with protein sequence MLTGLKDVTVGRLPGKLNGQQFVIQECENCNIYVFDHSATITIDDCVNCRIVLGPVKGSVFFRDCKDIKCVVACQQFRTRDCKKMDVFLCCATQPIIESSTGMKFGCFQYYYPELAFHFKDAGLSIFNNNWSNIHDFTPVAGENNWSLLPEASSVLDFVPVPDAESEFKSVRILTDPARSIVPLTKGGRRKDSEESCLFVFFAGEYTTANARKMIDEATTKGFVLIQTKEVSMRPEDVKRVFQNSAEDLVEWITKGPVIALELNGDGVVEACKSIANEVFSGTKVFVSENKNTSSRDVDNFFNFADMQMGL encoded by the exons ATGCTGACAGGACTCAAAGATGTCACAGTGGGCCGTCTGCCTGGCAAACTGAATGGGCAACAGTTTGTCATCCAGGAGTGTGAGAACTGCAACATCTACGTATTCGACCACTCAGCGACCATCACCATCGATGACTGTGTCAACTGCCGCATTGTTCTAGGACCTGTCAAAGGCAGCGTGTTTTTCAGAGACTGTAAAGACATCAAGTGTGTGGTGGCCTGTCAGCAGTTTCGCACGCGGGACTGTAAAAAGATGGATGTGTTCTTGTGCTGCGCCACTCAGCCCATCATCGAGTCATCTACAGGAATGAAGTTTGGTTGCTTTCAGTACTACTACCCTGAGCTAGCCTTTCACTTCAAGGATGCCGGGCTCAGCATATTCAACAACAACTGGAGCAACATCCATGACTTCACGCCGGTGGCTGGAGAGAACAACTGGAGCTTGTTGCCAGAGGCGTCGTCAGTTCTGGATTTTGTACCTGTCCCAGATGCTGAATCTGAATTCAAGTCTGTTCGAATCTTAACTGACCCTGCGCGCAGCATTGTGCCTTTGACAAAGGGAGGGAGGCGTAAGGACAGTGAAGAGTCctgcctctttgttttcttcgCTGGGGAGTACACCACTGCAAACGCCCGAAAAATGATCGATGag GCAACAACTAAAGGTTTTGTGCTGATCCAGACGAAGGAGGTCTCAATGCGACCTGAGGATGTGAAGAGAGTGTTTCAGAACAGTGCAGAGGACCTTGTGGAGTGGATCACCAAAG GTCCTGTCATTGCCCTCGAGCTGAACGGTGATGGAGTTGTGGAGGCCTGCAAGAGCATCGCTAATGAGGTGTTCAGTGGGACCAAG GTTTTTGTCTCTGAGAACAAAAACACGTCCTCTCGAGATGTGGACAACTTCTTCAACTTCGCTGACATGCAGATGGGCTTGTGA
- the rp2 gene encoding protein XRP2 isoform X1, protein MGCFFSKKSKRKSSEKEDRAPTTTTVETTTTSNAVPLGNNTDEAPKQYSWDKREKVDPKDYMLTGLKDVTVGRLPGKLNGQQFVIQECENCNIYVFDHSATITIDDCVNCRIVLGPVKGSVFFRDCKDIKCVVACQQFRTRDCKKMDVFLCCATQPIIESSTGMKFGCFQYYYPELAFHFKDAGLSIFNNNWSNIHDFTPVAGENNWSLLPEASSVLDFVPVPDAESEFKSVRILTDPARSIVPLTKGGRRKDSEESCLFVFFAGEYTTANARKMIDEATTKGFVLIQTKEVSMRPEDVKRVFQNSAEDLVEWITKGPVIALELNGDGVVEACKSIANEVFSGTKVFVSENKNTSSRDVDNFFNFADMQMGL, encoded by the exons ATGGGGTGCTTCTTTTccaaaaaatccaaaagaaagTCATCCGAAAAAGAGGATCGTGCCCCGACAACAACGACTGTCGAAACTACGACGACAAGCAACGCGGTTCCCCTTGGCAACAACACCGACGAGGCACCGAAGCAGTACAGCTGGGATAAGAGAGAAAAG GTTGATCCTAAAGATTACATGCTGACAGGACTCAAAGATGTCACAGTGGGCCGTCTGCCTGGCAAACTGAATGGGCAACAGTTTGTCATCCAGGAGTGTGAGAACTGCAACATCTACGTATTCGACCACTCAGCGACCATCACCATCGATGACTGTGTCAACTGCCGCATTGTTCTAGGACCTGTCAAAGGCAGCGTGTTTTTCAGAGACTGTAAAGACATCAAGTGTGTGGTGGCCTGTCAGCAGTTTCGCACGCGGGACTGTAAAAAGATGGATGTGTTCTTGTGCTGCGCCACTCAGCCCATCATCGAGTCATCTACAGGAATGAAGTTTGGTTGCTTTCAGTACTACTACCCTGAGCTAGCCTTTCACTTCAAGGATGCCGGGCTCAGCATATTCAACAACAACTGGAGCAACATCCATGACTTCACGCCGGTGGCTGGAGAGAACAACTGGAGCTTGTTGCCAGAGGCGTCGTCAGTTCTGGATTTTGTACCTGTCCCAGATGCTGAATCTGAATTCAAGTCTGTTCGAATCTTAACTGACCCTGCGCGCAGCATTGTGCCTTTGACAAAGGGAGGGAGGCGTAAGGACAGTGAAGAGTCctgcctctttgttttcttcgCTGGGGAGTACACCACTGCAAACGCCCGAAAAATGATCGATGag GCAACAACTAAAGGTTTTGTGCTGATCCAGACGAAGGAGGTCTCAATGCGACCTGAGGATGTGAAGAGAGTGTTTCAGAACAGTGCAGAGGACCTTGTGGAGTGGATCACCAAAG GTCCTGTCATTGCCCTCGAGCTGAACGGTGATGGAGTTGTGGAGGCCTGCAAGAGCATCGCTAATGAGGTGTTCAGTGGGACCAAG GTTTTTGTCTCTGAGAACAAAAACACGTCCTCTCGAGATGTGGACAACTTCTTCAACTTCGCTGACATGCAGATGGGCTTGTGA